The Paenibacillus sp. FSL R7-0204 genome includes a region encoding these proteins:
- a CDS encoding ABC transporter ATP-binding protein, with product MDEGKPVIAVTHVNRAFGDKTVLKDVTLQVHQAETFGILGPSGSGKTTLVKLLTGIDEVTSGEVTVLGVRMPKLAMLQHIGYMAQSDALYTELSAKENLEFFAALYGLKGGNRTRRIGDVIELVNLQEHLRKRVDQYSGGMKRRLSLAIALLHEPPLLLLDEPTVGIDPVLRQSIWKALKALNRKGTTIVLTTHVMDEAAKCDRLAMIRDGVLLAADTPAGLLQATRTASIEEAFLYYGGVRR from the coding sequence ATGGATGAGGGGAAGCCTGTCATTGCGGTTACTCATGTGAACCGGGCTTTTGGCGATAAAACAGTGTTGAAGGATGTTACACTTCAGGTGCATCAGGCAGAGACCTTCGGGATTCTGGGGCCATCCGGCTCCGGCAAAACCACGCTGGTCAAGCTGCTTACGGGCATAGACGAGGTAACCTCCGGTGAGGTCACCGTGCTGGGGGTGCGGATGCCGAAGCTTGCCATGCTCCAGCACATCGGATATATGGCCCAGTCGGATGCCTTGTATACCGAGCTTAGCGCCAAGGAGAATCTGGAGTTCTTTGCTGCGCTTTATGGACTGAAGGGCGGCAACCGCACACGGCGGATCGGGGATGTGATAGAGCTGGTGAACCTGCAGGAGCATCTACGCAAGCGGGTGGACCAATACTCCGGGGGCATGAAGCGCCGGCTGTCCCTGGCGATTGCCCTGCTACACGAGCCGCCGCTGCTGCTGCTGGATGAACCGACCGTCGGCATCGATCCGGTACTGCGCCAGTCCATCTGGAAGGCACTGAAGGCGCTGAACCGTAAGGGAACAACGATTGTCCTGACCACGCATGTGATGGATGAGGCGGCGAAATGTGACCGGCTGGCGATGATCCGGGACGGCGTACTACTGGCGGCCGATACTCCGGCTGGACTGCTTCAGGCTACCCGCACCGCCAGCATTGAGGAAGCCTTCCTCTATTATGGAGGTGTACGCCGATGA
- a CDS encoding arginine--tRNA ligase — MLSELIQESLKQSVHTTALILGVPAIAEVNVALEQPASADHGDYSSNIAMQLARPLRKAPLVIAGLIVAELQASGSVQGLVLRTEVAGPGFINMYLDWQAWARAKGNFTLPQHAGGSKVIVEHTSVNPNKSMHIGHLRNSCIGDALVRVLRATGHAVEVHNYVDDLGNQLADTVAGLLNVPLAGEHVRFGDYCWDIYAEINKTYAQQPEMVQKRTEILHALEEGHGNTAWIGNLVAGQIVKEHVEEMRGFGIDYDLLVWESSILKEGFWASAFEQLSQTEIFVQETEGKLAGCWILKQPAEDAAPDTQEEHQKDKVLVRSNGILTYTAKDIAYHLWKFGLLEKDFSYSEFQSGLWTTGLSGQALPFGRADQVVNVIDYRQEYPQLMVKQALKALGFGAQADALHHVSYGVVSLSPASAAGLGIDTSSGKSSYAMSGRQGIGIKVTELVRLMEEMIESTRSDKNGLSSRLIATAAIRYYLLRFNLGTEIVFDFKQAMEISGNTGVYLMYAYARAQRVLSKAAAAGGGNGVGGSGAGGSGIGESGVGESGVGGVPLFPAQLEAAELALLRQLGLWQDTLYTASRELTPNTICNYAYSLASLFSNFYSACPILKGGEASITFRLWLTRSFTDTLGEALDVLGLPKPERM, encoded by the coding sequence ATGTTAAGTGAGCTCATTCAAGAAAGCCTGAAGCAGTCTGTTCACACCACCGCGTTAATCCTGGGCGTGCCCGCCATCGCTGAAGTCAATGTTGCCCTGGAGCAGCCGGCGAGTGCCGACCACGGGGATTATTCCAGCAATATCGCCATGCAGCTCGCCCGCCCCTTGCGCAAAGCTCCACTGGTTATCGCCGGGCTAATCGTCGCTGAGCTCCAAGCTTCGGGCTCTGTTCAGGGACTGGTGCTGAGAACCGAGGTCGCCGGTCCGGGGTTCATTAATATGTATCTGGATTGGCAGGCCTGGGCACGGGCGAAGGGGAATTTCACGTTGCCTCAGCATGCAGGAGGGTCGAAGGTGATTGTAGAGCATACCTCCGTCAATCCGAATAAAAGTATGCACATTGGACATCTAAGAAACTCATGTATCGGGGACGCGCTGGTGAGGGTACTGCGGGCGACCGGCCATGCCGTTGAGGTGCACAACTATGTGGATGATCTCGGTAATCAGCTGGCAGATACTGTAGCCGGTCTGCTGAATGTTCCGCTGGCGGGAGAGCATGTAAGGTTCGGAGACTACTGCTGGGACATCTATGCCGAGATTAACAAAACGTACGCGCAGCAGCCGGAGATGGTACAGAAACGGACCGAGATTCTTCATGCCCTGGAGGAAGGCCACGGCAACACCGCCTGGATTGGCAACCTCGTCGCCGGGCAGATCGTGAAAGAGCATGTGGAGGAGATGCGTGGATTCGGCATTGACTACGATCTGCTGGTGTGGGAGAGCAGCATTCTGAAGGAGGGCTTCTGGGCCTCGGCGTTCGAGCAGCTGTCACAGACGGAGATCTTCGTGCAGGAGACCGAAGGCAAGCTGGCAGGCTGCTGGATTCTGAAGCAACCCGCTGAAGATGCCGCACCGGACACGCAGGAGGAGCATCAGAAGGATAAGGTGCTGGTGCGCTCGAACGGAATTCTGACCTATACTGCCAAGGACATCGCCTATCATCTGTGGAAGTTCGGTCTGCTGGAGAAGGATTTCAGCTACAGCGAATTTCAGAGCGGGCTGTGGACGACCGGCTTGAGCGGACAGGCTCTGCCTTTTGGACGGGCGGACCAGGTCGTGAACGTCATCGATTACCGGCAGGAATATCCGCAGCTGATGGTCAAGCAGGCACTCAAGGCACTGGGATTCGGTGCGCAGGCAGACGCGCTGCATCATGTCAGCTATGGCGTGGTCTCGCTGAGTCCCGCTTCTGCGGCCGGTCTGGGCATTGATACCTCCAGCGGCAAAAGCTCCTACGCCATGTCCGGGCGCCAGGGAATCGGCATTAAGGTAACCGAGCTGGTCCGGCTCATGGAAGAAATGATTGAATCCACCCGTTCGGACAAAAACGGCCTGTCCAGCCGGCTCATTGCCACCGCTGCCATCCGTTACTACCTGCTGCGCTTCAATCTGGGCACCGAGATTGTGTTCGACTTCAAGCAGGCGATGGAAATCTCCGGCAACACCGGCGTCTACCTGATGTACGCCTACGCCCGGGCGCAGCGCGTGCTTAGTAAGGCTGCCGCGGCGGGTGGCGGGAACGGCGTTGGCGGGTCCGGCGCTGGGGGGTCCGGCATTGGTGAGTCTGGCGTTGGCGAGAGCGGCGTTGGTGGGGTGCCGCTCTTCCCGGCGCAGCTCGAAGCAGCTGAACTTGCCCTGCTCAGACAGCTCGGCTTGTGGCAAGATACACTCTATACAGCAAGCCGGGAGCTTACGCCGAATACGATCTGTAACTACGCGTATTCCCTGGCCTCGTTGTTCAGTAACTTCTACTCGGCTTGTCCGATTCTCAAAGGCGGGGAAGCCAGCATCACCTTCCGCCTGTGGCTGACCCGGAGCTTCACCGATACGCTGGGCGAAGCGCTCGACGTACTCGGTCTGCCTAAGCCGGAGCGGATGTAG
- a CDS encoding class I SAM-dependent methyltransferase, with protein MILSIQQEVEQYWEGEAELYSEGIQKELNGFQREAWLKLILDHAPQKESLHVLDIGCGPGFFSVILSSAGHLVTAIDCTDNMLEEARLHSSREGVNVTFRKMDSHKLDFAAESFELIVCRNVTWSLTDPQSAYKEWGRVLKPGGRLLVFDANWNRHLWDEEMARKHREDQQAYIDRGYGELPHHKNIEETDRLSLALPLTREWRPEWDVRTLTELGFSTVYTEEKLNGKVLDEKQQVLYRSTPVFMICAEK; from the coding sequence ATGATATTGAGTATACAACAAGAGGTAGAACAGTATTGGGAAGGCGAAGCAGAGCTGTACAGTGAAGGCATTCAAAAGGAACTGAACGGTTTCCAGCGGGAGGCCTGGCTGAAGCTTATCCTGGATCATGCTCCGCAGAAGGAGAGCCTGCATGTTCTGGATATTGGCTGTGGTCCCGGCTTCTTCTCGGTCATTCTTTCAAGTGCGGGGCATTTGGTTACGGCCATTGATTGTACAGACAATATGCTGGAAGAGGCGCGTCTGCACTCCAGCCGGGAGGGTGTTAACGTAACCTTCCGTAAGATGGACTCGCATAAGCTGGATTTTGCTGCGGAGAGCTTTGAACTAATCGTGTGCCGCAATGTCACTTGGAGTCTTACCGATCCGCAGTCAGCCTACAAGGAGTGGGGAAGAGTACTCAAGCCCGGGGGACGGCTGCTGGTCTTCGATGCCAACTGGAATCGTCATCTATGGGATGAAGAGATGGCGCGGAAGCATAGGGAGGATCAGCAGGCCTATATCGACAGGGGCTATGGTGAGCTTCCGCATCATAAGAACATCGAAGAGACTGACCGTCTGAGCCTTGCCTTACCGCTGACCAGAGAGTGGCGGCCGGAGTGGGATGTACGGACACTCACAGAGCTGGGCTTCTCTACTGTCTATACGGAAGAGAAGCTTAACGGTAAGGTGTTGGATGAGAAACAGCAAGTCTTATACCGGTCCACACCTGTGTTCATGATTTGCGCTGAGAAATGA
- a CDS encoding TetR/AcrR family transcriptional regulator, whose product MENNPAADQGQLEQDQWVQELLDLSEKEQVTPKQLAILRAAIDVFAEKGFSAAATSEIAQKAGVAEGTIFRYYRTKKELLLAIVVPTMSRMIAPFVLRNFSGVLDVPFESYEAFLKAFMVNRLEFVRRNLKIVKILIQEIPFQPALKEQLTENIFEQVLARVTVITEHFKAEGEVIDAPTPAIIRFAISAIAGYLLTRLVLMPEQDWNDEAEIEQTISFILHGIGGNG is encoded by the coding sequence ATGGAGAATAACCCTGCTGCCGATCAGGGGCAGCTGGAGCAAGACCAGTGGGTCCAGGAGCTGCTGGACCTCAGCGAGAAGGAGCAGGTCACGCCCAAGCAGCTGGCCATTCTGCGGGCGGCGATTGATGTTTTTGCAGAGAAGGGATTCTCGGCGGCTGCCACCAGTGAGATCGCCCAGAAGGCGGGTGTAGCCGAAGGCACGATCTTCCGTTATTACCGGACCAAAAAAGAGCTGCTGCTTGCCATCGTGGTCCCCACCATGAGCCGGATGATCGCTCCGTTCGTGCTGCGCAACTTCAGCGGTGTGCTGGATGTGCCGTTTGAGAGCTACGAAGCCTTCCTTAAGGCCTTCATGGTGAACCGGCTGGAGTTCGTCCGCAGGAATCTCAAGATTGTCAAAATTCTCATTCAGGAGATCCCCTTCCAGCCTGCGTTGAAGGAGCAGCTGACCGAGAATATCTTCGAGCAGGTTCTGGCGCGTGTCACTGTAATTACCGAGCACTTCAAGGCAGAAGGTGAAGTTATTGACGCGCCTACACCTGCGATTATCCGCTTCGCCATCTCCGCGATTGCCGGATACCTGCTGACGCGGCTGGTGCTGATGCCGGAGCAGGACTGGAATGATGAGGCAGAGATTGAACAGACTATAAGCTTCATTCTGCACGGGATCGGCGGGAATGGATAA
- a CDS encoding ABC transporter permease, with the protein MRIRAITLRILQQFIHDRRTMALMFIAPLLVLSLMSLVFGSDAYEPRIGVSGGAAVFSSALEARQAEVTGYADESTGQDALKAGDIDALLTMKGDAPAVVLEGSNPAANRAVIMALQEAAQSLRPQAPGGGQLQPQISYLYGAEDMKTIDRFGPIMIGVFVFFFVFLIAGVSFLRERTTGTLERLLSTPLKRWEIVTGYVCGFGIFTVFQALLISWFSIQVLGIMMTGSFGYVLLMTLLLSMSALTLGTLLSAFAANELQMIQFIPLVIVPQIFLSGLFPLDTLPLWLQRIGLATPMYYGSQALMDIMVRGRGWSDIAGDVFMLIGFSLLFMLLNVLALRKHRRM; encoded by the coding sequence ATGAGAATCCGGGCCATTACCCTGAGAATTCTGCAGCAGTTCATCCATGACCGGAGAACCATGGCGCTGATGTTCATCGCTCCCCTGCTGGTGCTTAGCCTGATGAGCCTGGTGTTCGGCAGCGATGCCTATGAGCCGAGGATCGGCGTCTCCGGCGGCGCGGCAGTGTTCAGTTCAGCGCTGGAAGCCCGGCAGGCCGAGGTTACCGGCTACGCCGATGAATCGACCGGGCAGGACGCCCTGAAGGCGGGGGACATTGATGCTCTCCTTACAATGAAGGGAGACGCACCCGCTGTTGTCCTTGAAGGCAGCAATCCGGCGGCTAACCGCGCTGTGATCATGGCGCTCCAGGAAGCTGCACAGAGCCTCCGGCCGCAAGCGCCGGGCGGCGGGCAGCTCCAGCCGCAGATCAGCTATCTCTACGGCGCGGAGGATATGAAGACGATCGACCGCTTTGGCCCGATTATGATCGGAGTATTCGTGTTCTTCTTTGTCTTCCTGATTGCAGGTGTCTCCTTCCTGCGCGAACGGACCACGGGCACGCTGGAGCGTCTGCTCTCCACCCCGCTGAAGCGCTGGGAGATCGTCACCGGATATGTATGCGGCTTCGGCATCTTCACTGTCTTCCAGGCCCTGCTGATCTCCTGGTTCTCCATTCAGGTGCTGGGGATTATGATGACAGGCAGCTTCGGCTACGTGCTGCTGATGACGCTGCTGCTGTCGATGTCGGCGCTGACCCTCGGTACCCTGCTCTCGGCGTTCGCCGCCAATGAGCTGCAGATGATCCAGTTCATCCCCCTGGTCATTGTGCCGCAGATCTTCCTGAGCGGATTATTTCCGCTGGATACCCTTCCCCTCTGGCTCCAGCGAATTGGACTCGCCACTCCCATGTACTACGGCTCACAGGCGCTGATGGATATCATGGTACGCGGCAGAGGCTGGAGTGATATCGCCGGGGATGTGTTCATGCTGATCGGCTTCTCCCTGCTGTTCATGCTGCTAAATGTGCTGGCTCTGCGCAAGCACCGCAGAATGTAA
- the asnB gene encoding asparagine synthase (glutamine-hydrolyzing), protein MCGITGFVQWRGDLTGHSQLLVRMTETLANRGPDAAGTWISGPIAFGHRRLSVIDPENGAQPMIARHDDKVYAIVYNGELYNAPELKKELKQRGHHFLTECDTEVLLHAYIEWGPDCTEKLNGIFAFAVWDSLRDQVFLARDRLGVKPLFYSQVDDVFVFGSEPKALLQHPLVQPKVGPEGLAEIFIIGPARTPGQGVYKDIFELRPGSAMIYSRSGIRSYAYWKLESVQHTDNVDETAARVRELLQDTLERQLVSDVPVCSLLSGGLDSSALTALAVDYYNRTGQGRVDTFSVDYVDNDKHFKSHSFQPGADGPWIQRMIDELDTNHHFITFDTPELVAALDNALYSRDLPGMTDVDSSLYLFCQEIKKKATVAISGEAADEIFGGYPWFHREEMLSSGTFPWSVAPNMRAGLLSPEIREWIRPLEYLGDRYSDAVAEVPRLDGETGKQAQMRVMSYLNITRFMPTLLDRKDRMSMGVGLEVRVPYCDHRLVQYVFNIPWEIKMVGNREKGILRKALEGVLPDDVLYRKKSPYPKTHNPSYLNKVRSQVLSILDDPSSPILPLIDPAKIREIAASPESSTNLPWFGQLMSGPQLFAYLAQVNLWLKTYNVSIG, encoded by the coding sequence ATGTGCGGAATAACCGGATTTGTCCAGTGGCGCGGTGATCTTACAGGGCACTCGCAACTGCTCGTCAGAATGACCGAAACGTTAGCCAACCGCGGACCGGATGCAGCCGGAACATGGATTTCAGGACCCATTGCCTTCGGACACCGCCGACTCAGCGTCATCGATCCCGAGAACGGCGCACAGCCGATGATTGCCCGCCATGACGATAAGGTGTACGCAATAGTATATAACGGCGAGCTATATAATGCCCCTGAGCTGAAAAAAGAGCTGAAGCAGCGCGGGCATCATTTTCTCACGGAATGCGATACCGAGGTTCTGCTGCATGCCTACATCGAATGGGGGCCGGATTGCACGGAGAAGCTCAATGGCATCTTCGCCTTTGCCGTCTGGGACAGCTTGCGTGATCAGGTATTTCTGGCCCGTGACCGCCTGGGCGTGAAGCCTCTGTTCTACAGCCAGGTCGATGACGTCTTCGTCTTCGGGTCCGAGCCCAAGGCGCTGCTGCAGCATCCCCTCGTCCAGCCGAAGGTCGGGCCGGAGGGCCTGGCCGAGATTTTCATTATCGGTCCGGCACGGACTCCGGGACAAGGGGTATACAAAGATATATTCGAGCTTCGCCCTGGGTCTGCCATGATTTACAGCCGCAGCGGAATCCGCAGCTATGCTTACTGGAAGCTGGAGAGCGTCCAGCATACCGATAACGTGGATGAGACGGCAGCACGGGTACGCGAGTTACTTCAGGATACGCTTGAGCGCCAGCTTGTCTCCGATGTCCCGGTCTGCTCGCTGCTCTCGGGCGGACTGGACTCCAGCGCCTTGACGGCGCTCGCCGTAGATTATTACAACCGGACCGGCCAGGGCCGGGTCGATACCTTCTCTGTGGATTATGTAGACAACGACAAGCATTTCAAAAGCCATTCCTTCCAGCCCGGAGCCGACGGTCCCTGGATTCAGCGGATGATTGACGAGCTGGACACGAACCATCACTTTATCACTTTTGACACACCGGAGCTTGTAGCCGCACTTGATAATGCATTGTACTCGCGCGATTTGCCAGGGATGACTGACGTGGATTCCTCACTCTATTTGTTCTGCCAGGAGATCAAAAAGAAGGCAACCGTAGCCATTTCAGGCGAAGCAGCAGACGAAATCTTCGGCGGCTATCCCTGGTTCCACCGTGAGGAGATGTTATCTTCCGGTACCTTCCCCTGGTCAGTGGCCCCCAATATGCGTGCCGGATTATTATCGCCGGAAATCCGGGAGTGGATACGTCCGCTGGAATATTTAGGAGACAGATACAGCGATGCGGTGGCTGAGGTACCGAGGCTTGACGGCGAGACCGGCAAACAGGCACAGATGCGTGTGATGTCCTATCTCAACATTACCCGGTTTATGCCGACCCTGCTGGACCGCAAGGACAGGATGAGCATGGGCGTGGGACTGGAGGTACGCGTTCCGTATTGTGACCACCGGCTGGTGCAATATGTTTTTAACATTCCATGGGAGATTAAGATGGTAGGCAACCGGGAAAAAGGCATCCTGCGCAAGGCGCTGGAAGGCGTACTGCCGGACGATGTACTCTACCGCAAAAAAAGCCCGTACCCCAAAACGCATAACCCTTCCTATCTGAACAAGGTGCGCTCACAGGTACTAAGCATTCTGGACGATCCATCCTCCCCCATTCTCCCGCTTATTGATCCGGCCAAAATCAGAGAAATCGCCGCATCGCCAGAGTCCTCGACCAATCTGCCATGGTTCGGCCAGCTGATGTCCGGCCCGCAATTATTCGCTTATCTGGCCCAGGTCAACCTGTGGCTGAAGACATACAATGTGTCGATCGGCTGA
- a CDS encoding DEAD/DEAH box helicase: MGYQVPERVIKLLCGNAAFDQGAAYYHAHKVDLVYTEHNEEDEYSKYRAEVHGLDSHEIALIIDSDGDVQGECTCPAYYRGGPFCKHIAAALVAVLYSSRAAGAEQAEDMQADAGEAYSARDSSPPLAQGSSGPSGAEHRERSGDRQLVSSMLGIFTGGRQRPSGAGMYIDLRTPLQVEFICRPFNFSYGSTMLGMEVKLGPKRLYIVQKIRPFLEQVHRGEPFEFTAHFSYDPALHSFSKEDNEVLQKLIEIMLNEKVYHSLTSPYGSRTNPAGNDRLLPVAPFFWESLYPLLEAAPAVRLQHGQLLLERLSLSEEPLPLSFQFDQAQEDGYRLDVRGLEQLTILESYGLVLTEGRLLKLPAQECGRLSELKRMLSGSRRDSLAIAPEQMEPFMETVIPGLKKLGRVSIAEAIADRIVQTRLHARLYLDRVRDRLLAGLEFQYGGIVINPLEEKAHERSSEVILMRDGEAERRILDLMAHESFSRTESGYIMRDEDGEFDFLHHTIPLLEPLLQVYATTAVKDRVLTEHAAPKVSLSWNEKTDWLDFKFAMEGITEKDITQVLKSLQEKRKYHRLKDGALLPLDTSEFQEIIALMNELGVRSVDIRSTEFSLPLVRALHLHAGTVQGQTIQTGRSFRRLLANMESPENLDFPVPESLAPVLRDYQQYGFQWMRTLAHYRFGGILADDMGLGKTLQSITFLLSMREDIRQSGVPALIVAPASLLYNWLNELKRFAPELQAVIADGTAGERSRALRNTAGHDVIITSYPLLRRDVDEYAKRSFHTLILDEAQMIKNHETQTAQAVRLLQARYRFALTGTPVENALEDLWSIFSVVFPGLFPGKKAFHDLPRETVARRSRPFLLRRLKSDVLKELPDKIESLQASELLPEQKRLYVAYLARLRKEALKHLDSDSFGNGRLKVLAGLTRLRQLCCHPALFVDGYTGGSGKFEQLLEIIDECRSSGKRMLIFSQFTQMLGMIGRELALLGIPHFYLDGQTPASQRVELCSRFNEGERELFLISLKAGGTGLNLTGADTVILYDLWWNPAVEQQAADRAHRIGQKKIVQVIRLVAQGTVEDKMYELQQKKKNLIDEVIQPGQEALSSLSEQDIREILSI; this comes from the coding sequence GTGGGTTATCAGGTGCCGGAACGGGTAATCAAGCTGCTGTGCGGCAACGCCGCTTTTGACCAGGGAGCGGCTTATTATCATGCCCATAAGGTGGACCTTGTCTATACGGAGCATAATGAGGAAGACGAATATTCCAAATACCGCGCTGAGGTTCATGGGCTGGACAGCCATGAGATTGCGCTAATTATCGACAGTGACGGGGATGTGCAGGGGGAATGCACCTGCCCGGCTTACTATCGCGGCGGCCCCTTCTGCAAGCATATTGCGGCGGCACTGGTGGCGGTCCTCTACAGCAGCCGGGCGGCCGGAGCTGAACAGGCTGAGGATATGCAGGCAGATGCAGGGGAGGCTTATTCCGCAAGGGACAGCAGTCCGCCGCTGGCGCAAGGCAGCTCCGGCCCCTCCGGGGCAGAGCACAGGGAGCGCAGCGGAGACCGGCAACTGGTGAGCAGCATGCTCGGAATATTCACCGGAGGACGGCAGCGGCCAAGCGGTGCAGGCATGTACATCGATCTGCGGACACCGCTCCAGGTCGAGTTCATCTGCCGGCCCTTCAACTTCAGCTACGGCAGCACGATGCTTGGGATGGAAGTGAAGCTTGGTCCTAAGCGCCTTTATATCGTGCAGAAGATCCGGCCTTTTTTGGAACAGGTGCACCGGGGCGAGCCTTTTGAATTCACGGCGCATTTCAGCTACGACCCCGCCCTGCACAGTTTCTCCAAGGAGGATAATGAGGTCCTGCAGAAGCTGATTGAGATCATGCTGAATGAGAAGGTCTACCACAGTCTCACCAGCCCGTATGGTTCCCGCACTAACCCTGCGGGGAATGACAGGCTGCTGCCGGTGGCCCCTTTTTTCTGGGAGAGTCTGTATCCCCTACTCGAAGCAGCGCCTGCCGTCCGCCTTCAGCATGGACAGCTTCTGCTGGAACGCTTGTCCCTCTCGGAGGAGCCTCTGCCGCTCAGCTTCCAGTTCGACCAGGCACAGGAGGACGGCTACCGGCTGGATGTCCGGGGACTTGAGCAGCTTACGATTCTGGAGAGCTACGGGCTGGTCTTGACCGAGGGCAGACTGCTGAAGCTCCCGGCGCAGGAATGCGGGCGACTCTCCGAGCTGAAGCGGATGCTCAGCGGCAGCCGGCGGGACAGCCTGGCGATTGCGCCTGAGCAGATGGAGCCCTTCATGGAAACAGTCATTCCCGGGCTGAAGAAGCTGGGCAGAGTGAGCATTGCCGAGGCCATAGCGGACCGGATCGTCCAGACCCGGCTTCACGCCAGACTCTACCTGGACCGGGTGAGGGACCGGCTGCTGGCCGGGCTTGAATTCCAGTATGGCGGGATTGTCATCAATCCGCTGGAGGAGAAGGCGCATGAGCGGAGCAGCGAGGTCATTCTAATGCGGGACGGGGAAGCAGAGCGGCGGATTCTGGACCTGATGGCCCATGAGTCCTTCTCGCGCACGGAGAGCGGATATATCATGCGTGACGAGGATGGGGAATTCGACTTCCTGCATCATACCATCCCGCTGCTGGAGCCGCTGCTTCAGGTCTATGCGACCACTGCGGTCAAGGATCGGGTGCTTACGGAGCATGCAGCGCCCAAGGTCAGCCTGAGCTGGAACGAGAAGACTGACTGGCTGGACTTCAAGTTCGCCATGGAGGGCATCACGGAGAAGGACATTACCCAGGTCCTTAAGTCGCTCCAGGAAAAGCGTAAATATCACCGGCTCAAGGACGGAGCCTTGCTCCCGCTGGATACCTCAGAGTTCCAGGAGATTATCGCGCTGATGAACGAGCTGGGCGTCCGCAGCGTGGATATCCGGAGTACCGAGTTCTCCCTGCCGCTGGTCCGCGCCCTCCATCTCCATGCAGGCACCGTCCAGGGGCAGACCATCCAGACCGGACGCTCCTTCAGGCGGCTGCTGGCCAACATGGAGAGTCCCGAAAATCTGGACTTCCCAGTGCCGGAGAGTCTGGCTCCCGTGCTGCGGGATTACCAGCAGTACGGCTTCCAGTGGATGAGGACGCTGGCCCATTACCGCTTCGGCGGGATTCTGGCGGACGATATGGGCCTTGGCAAAACACTGCAGAGCATCACCTTCCTGCTCTCGATGCGGGAAGACATCCGGCAGAGCGGCGTGCCTGCGCTTATTGTGGCGCCGGCCTCCCTGCTCTATAACTGGCTTAACGAGCTGAAGCGCTTTGCCCCGGAACTTCAGGCGGTCATTGCCGACGGCACCGCCGGTGAACGCAGCCGGGCCCTGCGGAACACGGCCGGGCATGATGTCATCATCACCTCGTACCCGCTGCTGCGCAGAGATGTGGACGAGTATGCCAAGCGGTCATTCCACACGCTCATTCTGGATGAAGCGCAGATGATTAAGAATCATGAGACCCAGACCGCGCAGGCGGTCAGATTGCTTCAGGCCCGCTACCGCTTTGCGCTGACCGGTACACCGGTGGAGAATGCACTGGAGGACCTGTGGTCGATCTTCAGTGTCGTTTTCCCTGGACTGTTCCCCGGAAAGAAGGCGTTCCATGACCTTCCCCGGGAGACGGTCGCCAGGCGCTCCCGCCCCTTCCTGCTGCGCCGCCTGAAGAGCGATGTGCTGAAGGAGCTGCCGGACAAAATCGAGTCCCTCCAGGCCTCCGAGCTGCTGCCCGAGCAGAAAAGGCTCTATGTCGCCTACCTGGCCAGATTGCGCAAAGAAGCGCTTAAGCATCTGGACAGCGACAGCTTCGGTAACGGCCGGCTCAAGGTGCTGGCCGGACTGACCCGGCTTCGCCAGCTGTGCTGCCATCCTGCCCTGTTCGTAGATGGATATACCGGAGGCTCCGGCAAATTCGAGCAGCTCCTGGAGATTATCGATGAGTGCCGCAGCTCCGGCAAGCGGATGCTGATCTTCTCCCAGTTCACGCAGATGCTCGGTATGATCGGGCGCGAGCTGGCGCTGCTCGGGATTCCGCATTTCTATCTGGACGGACAGACCCCGGCCTCCCAGCGGGTTGAGCTGTGCAGCCGCTTCAATGAAGGCGAGCGCGAGCTGTTCCTGATCTCGCTGAAGGCGGGCGGCACCGGCCTCAACCTGACCGGGGCCGATACGGTCATTCTCTACGATCTGTGGTGGAATCCTGCCGTCGAGCAGCAGGCCGCCGACCGCGCCCACCGGATCGGGCAGAAAAAGATCGTCCAGGTCATCCGCCTGGTAGCCCAGGGTACCGTGGAGGATAAGATGTACGAGCTGCAGCAGAAGAAGAAAAACCTGATTGACGAGGTAATCCAGCCGGGGCAGGAGGCGTTATCGAGCCTGAGCGAGCAGGACATCCGCGAGATTCTCTCCATCTGA